In the genome of Aureimonas sp. OT7, one region contains:
- a CDS encoding protease modulator HflC produces MSNRFYAVLATVAVALLFVWNSAFIVSERQQALVLRFGEIQRVIQQPGLYFKMPFAFAQADNVQLLPKRLLRSDLNNLRVQVSGGAFYDVDAFMVYRIENPALFRRGVRGGQLDEAERLLLTRFDSAIRATYGRRSFSAALSDERASMMVEVRDQVRPEAQRLGIDLVDVRIGRTDLTPEISERTYERMAAERLAEAERLRAEGQVRARTLRANTDREASETVAGARREAAVLQGLGEAERNATFAEVFSRNPQFFEFYRSMQAYRTALEGTGTTMVLSPDSEFFRYFGTDGSDVDGNLTPPRETPPATGPAAATPSSAAIGN; encoded by the coding sequence ATGAGCAACCGTTTCTATGCCGTGCTGGCGACGGTCGCTGTCGCGTTGCTGTTCGTCTGGAACTCGGCCTTCATCGTCTCGGAACGCCAGCAGGCGCTGGTGCTCCGTTTCGGTGAAATCCAGCGCGTGATTCAGCAGCCCGGGCTGTACTTCAAGATGCCCTTCGCATTTGCCCAGGCCGATAATGTGCAATTGCTGCCGAAGCGGCTTCTGCGGTCCGACCTGAACAATCTGCGCGTGCAGGTGTCGGGCGGCGCCTTCTATGACGTCGATGCCTTCATGGTGTATCGCATCGAGAATCCGGCGCTGTTCCGCCGCGGCGTTCGCGGGGGCCAGCTGGACGAGGCCGAGCGCCTGCTTCTGACGCGCTTCGATTCCGCCATCCGCGCCACCTATGGCCGTCGCAGCTTCTCGGCCGCACTGTCGGACGAGCGCGCCTCGATGATGGTGGAGGTCCGCGACCAGGTGCGCCCCGAAGCGCAACGCCTGGGCATCGACCTCGTCGACGTCCGTATCGGCCGGACGGACCTGACGCCCGAGATTTCGGAACGCACCTACGAGCGCATGGCCGCCGAGCGCCTTGCCGAAGCCGAGCGTCTGCGCGCGGAAGGCCAGGTGCGCGCCAGGACCCTGCGCGCCAACACGGACCGCGAGGCGTCCGAGACGGTCGCCGGTGCGCGCCGTGAGGCAGCGGTGCTTCAGGGCCTTGGCGAGGCCGAGCGAAACGCCACCTTTGCCGAGGTGTTCAGCCGCAACCCGCAGTTCTTCGAGTTCTATCGCTCGATGCAGGCTTACCGCACGGCGCTGGAGGGCACCGGCACCACGATGGTGCTGTCGCCGGATTCGGAGTTCTTCCGCTATTTTGGTACGGACGGCTCCGACGTCGACGGCAATCTCACGCCGCCGCGCGAGACGCCGCCCGCGACGGGGCCGGCGGCGGCAACGCCATCCTCCGCCGCGATCGGCAACTGA
- a CDS encoding dihydrofolate reductase, whose protein sequence is MTDIPIVLVVAMARNRVIGADGGMPWTLPTDLARYRRLTMGRPMIMGRRTLDAIGRLLDGRDSIVLSHDAGRVRYGAWHADTLETALRLARASAAERGSDAIMVVGGEDIFRQFLPMANRIEMTLIEAEMNGDAVFPDISDEEWQMVRDAPMRRGTRDDADARFLTLERRRVAI, encoded by the coding sequence ATGACAGACATTCCGATCGTCCTCGTCGTCGCAATGGCCCGCAACCGCGTGATCGGCGCGGATGGCGGCATGCCCTGGACGCTGCCCACCGATCTCGCCCGCTATCGACGCCTGACGATGGGACGGCCGATGATCATGGGGCGTCGTACGCTGGACGCAATCGGGCGCCTTCTCGATGGCCGCGACTCGATCGTGCTGTCCCACGATGCGGGGCGGGTGCGCTACGGCGCCTGGCACGCCGACACCCTCGAAACCGCGCTGAGGCTGGCGCGCGCCAGCGCTGCGGAGCGAGGCTCCGACGCCATCATGGTGGTCGGCGGCGAAGACATCTTCCGCCAGTTCCTACCGATGGCGAACCGTATAGAAATGACGCTGATCGAAGCCGAGATGAACGGCGATGCCGTCTTCCCGGACATTTCCGACGAGGAATGGCAAATGGTGCGGGACGCGCCGATGAGGCGCGGGACGCGCGACGACGCGGACGCCCGTTTCCTGACCCTGGAACGACGGCGCGTTGCGATTTAG
- the hflK gene encoding FtsH protease activity modulator HflK has product MPWSNQSGNGGWKGGGGNNGGPWGQGPQNPRPGGGGGSPDLEEILRRGQDRLRRAMPGGGGSGGGSRGSGLAFGGLVLAGLAVIWALNAIHVVEPGENGVKILLGQPREELSPPGLHMTLWPLETFETVPAVENRLQIGGTGGSDTSGLMLSGDQNLVDVKFSVLSFVSDPQAYLFNVDDAPGMLRQVSESAMREVVGRNPVDDLFRDDRAAIAEMVRAITQQTLDNYGAGITINAVSIEETAPPTQVASAFEEVQRATQDQDRFVDEANIYRNQQLGRARGEAAQINEDALAYRNRVVQEAIGESQRFASILEAYEQAPEVTRRRLYLETMEGVLRDSNKVIMDSNGNASGVVPYLPLTEIDRLRNTNNGNNTNQGGTGNGAGAASIPPSGTSANTQGRN; this is encoded by the coding sequence ATGCCCTGGAGTAATCAGAGCGGGAACGGCGGCTGGAAAGGCGGCGGTGGCAACAATGGCGGCCCATGGGGGCAGGGGCCGCAGAACCCCCGCCCGGGCGGCGGTGGCGGCTCGCCCGACCTTGAGGAAATCCTGCGCCGTGGCCAGGACAGGCTGCGCCGCGCCATGCCGGGCGGCGGCGGATCGGGTGGCGGCAGCCGCGGCAGCGGATTGGCCTTCGGCGGCCTCGTGCTGGCCGGCCTGGCCGTCATCTGGGCGCTCAACGCCATCCATGTCGTCGAGCCGGGCGAAAACGGCGTCAAGATCCTCCTCGGACAGCCGCGCGAGGAACTGTCGCCGCCGGGCCTGCACATGACCCTCTGGCCTCTCGAAACCTTCGAGACCGTGCCAGCCGTCGAGAATCGCCTTCAGATCGGCGGGACGGGCGGCAGCGACACGTCGGGCCTGATGCTTTCGGGGGACCAGAACCTCGTCGACGTCAAGTTCTCGGTCCTCTCCTTCGTTTCCGATCCGCAGGCCTACCTGTTCAACGTGGACGACGCGCCGGGCATGCTGCGCCAGGTTTCCGAAAGCGCGATGCGCGAAGTGGTGGGCCGCAACCCGGTGGACGACCTCTTCCGCGACGACCGTGCCGCCATCGCCGAGATGGTGCGCGCCATCACGCAGCAGACCCTCGACAATTATGGCGCCGGCATCACCATCAACGCCGTGTCCATCGAGGAAACCGCGCCTCCGACGCAGGTTGCCAGCGCCTTCGAGGAGGTGCAGCGCGCAACGCAGGATCAGGATCGCTTCGTGGACGAGGCGAACATCTACCGCAACCAGCAGCTTGGCCGCGCGCGGGGAGAGGCGGCGCAGATCAACGAGGACGCACTGGCCTATCGCAACCGCGTCGTACAGGAAGCGATCGGTGAATCGCAGCGCTTCGCGTCCATCCTCGAGGCCTACGAACAGGCGCCGGAAGTGACGCGCCGCCGGCTTTATCTGGAGACGATGGAAGGCGTGCTGCGCGATTCAAACAAGGTCATCATGGACAGCAACGGCAATGCCAGCGGCGTCGTGCCTTATCTGCCCCTGACCGAGATCGACAGGCTGCGCAACACCAATAACGGCAACAACACCAACCAGGGCGGAACCGGCAACGGCGCCGGCGCCGCATCGATACCGCCGTCCGGCACATCCGCGAACACGCAGGGGCGCAACTGA
- a CDS encoding ATP-binding protein produces MAKKKGRERTLTDEEIGLIKAMLAKGMKNDEAHFYFNRADRLISTGRITQIKQGQYGAAVPVATPAELGTFISNWQSRQLTGAARGPASPTDPETIIAMFTETQGVWTLRLGETDQAECKQNFRLMPEERFADVIKTIAGFANNKGGHVLFGVNDKTQSVDGLTAEYFVKTDPADINRCLAGALDPVPHVTKTSVTIGGKTIGALYVEKHENAPVIALKNIGGGVFKEGTIYYRYVGETRSIKPGELRKIIANREQRAVAEFTRRMNQIASGAAATVDLDTGQVTGRSGSFVIDEDLLPSIQFIREGEFSEVKGAPALRLIGDVEPVSDLEKERARIIRENVTPDAVISNFLKSEKVYDPMQYIHAQAHCQRKWLPVWYYVAQADRKVDAIVDDLMARVSSLPSSRAAVVKRLRREESAHKVHLGRPARILEGFTSGVVVEPKDASEVLPIANAIMGLPAGTTEVEKFKPIVLACLERMDGEGANNGTRSAIYRAACRLDELLHATDATNSPLRQKR; encoded by the coding sequence ATGGCAAAGAAGAAGGGTCGCGAAAGGACCCTCACGGATGAGGAGATTGGCCTCATCAAGGCGATGCTCGCAAAGGGCATGAAGAACGACGAGGCGCACTTCTACTTTAACCGCGCTGACCGCCTGATCAGCACTGGCCGCATCACCCAGATCAAACAGGGTCAGTATGGCGCGGCAGTTCCTGTGGCTACCCCGGCTGAACTGGGCACTTTCATTTCCAACTGGCAGTCTCGACAACTGACAGGAGCGGCGAGGGGGCCAGCGTCTCCAACCGATCCTGAAACCATCATTGCTATGTTCACGGAGACCCAGGGTGTCTGGACTTTGCGGCTGGGCGAGACCGATCAAGCCGAGTGCAAACAGAACTTCCGCCTCATGCCGGAGGAGCGATTTGCAGATGTGATTAAGACGATTGCTGGATTTGCGAACAACAAGGGTGGACACGTCTTGTTTGGCGTGAACGACAAGACGCAATCGGTCGATGGGCTAACGGCAGAATACTTCGTCAAGACCGATCCAGCAGACATCAACCGTTGCCTTGCCGGGGCTCTCGATCCAGTCCCGCACGTCACCAAGACCTCCGTGACGATTGGTGGGAAAACTATCGGCGCGCTGTACGTGGAGAAGCACGAGAACGCCCCGGTCATCGCGCTTAAAAACATTGGTGGGGGCGTCTTCAAAGAAGGGACGATCTACTACCGGTACGTGGGCGAAACTCGGTCCATTAAACCGGGTGAGTTGAGGAAGATCATTGCCAACCGGGAGCAGCGGGCAGTCGCAGAGTTCACTCGAAGGATGAACCAAATTGCATCGGGCGCAGCAGCCACCGTCGATCTTGATACCGGGCAGGTGACTGGAAGAAGCGGTAGCTTCGTGATCGACGAAGACCTCCTGCCCAGCATCCAGTTCATCCGGGAGGGGGAGTTCAGCGAAGTAAAAGGGGCTCCTGCGCTACGGCTCATCGGCGACGTGGAGCCCGTGTCCGACTTGGAAAAAGAACGGGCTCGGATCATCCGGGAGAACGTCACTCCAGACGCCGTCATCAGCAACTTCCTCAAAAGTGAGAAGGTCTATGACCCGATGCAGTACATCCACGCCCAGGCGCACTGCCAGCGCAAGTGGCTTCCCGTGTGGTACTACGTGGCGCAGGCGGACCGCAAAGTGGATGCCATCGTAGATGATCTAATGGCGCGGGTGTCTTCTCTCCCCTCTAGTCGGGCTGCGGTCGTGAAGCGGTTGCGGAGGGAGGAGAGTGCCCACAAGGTCCACCTAGGGAGACCGGCGCGAATACTCGAAGGTTTCACATCAGGGGTGGTCGTAGAGCCAAAGGATGCGTCGGAGGTTCTGCCCATCGCCAACGCGATCATGGGCCTCCCGGCTGGAACAACAGAAGTCGAGAAGTTCAAGCCCATTGTTCTCGCGTGTCTGGAGCGCATGGACGGGGAGGGCGCGAACAATGGCACCAGGAGCGCAATCTACCGCGCAGCCTGCCGTTTGGACGAGCTGCTCCACGCAACGGATGCAACCAACTCACCCCTACGTCAGAAGCGGTAG